One Misgurnus anguillicaudatus chromosome 22, ASM2758022v2, whole genome shotgun sequence DNA segment encodes these proteins:
- the LOC129439585 gene encoding PR domain zinc finger protein 12 → MGSVLPAEALVLKSRFRSQLCEIITSDILHSFLYGRWRNVLGEHLCEEKQHLSPKTAFTAEVLAQSFTGEVQKLSSLVLPTEVIIAQSSVPGEGLGIFSKTWIKAGTEMGPFTGRVIPPEHVDLQKNNNLMWEVFNENGTVRCFIDASQEEQRSWMTYIKCARNEQEQNLEVVQIGTSIFYKALETIPPDQELLVWYGNSHNTFLGIPGVPGTEEEHQRKRNDDSHMCDAAPSSLTTITSSSSSSSSAASRMRCVICHRGFNSRSNLRSHMRIHTLDKPFVCRFCNRRFSQSSTLRNHVRLHTGERPYKCHVCQSAYSQLAGLRAHQKSARHRPTGSKSEAVQPSPPTTPMPSISHPALLHHIPTMVL, encoded by the exons ATGGGTTCGGTTCTGCCCGCTGAGGCTCTGGTGCTGAAGTCCAGGTTCAGATCTCAGCTGTGTGAAATCATCACCTCTGACATACTGCACAGTTTTCTGTACGGCAGGTGGAGAAATGTGCTTGGTGAACATCTCTGTGAAGAGAAACAACATCTGAGTCCAAAAACTGCGTTCACAGCTGAGGTCCTGGCCCAGTCCTTTACTGGAG AGGTCCAGAAGCTGTCGAGTCTGGTGTTGCCCACTGAGGTCATCATCGCTCAGAGTTCAGTCCCTGGAGAAGGTCTGGGGATTTTCTCCAAGACGTGGATCAAAGCAGGAACCGAGATGGGCCCGTTCACCGGGAGGGTCATCCCTCCTGAGCATGTGGACCTGCAGAAGAACAATAACCTCATGTGGGAG GTGTTCAATGAGAACGGGACCGTCCGGTGTTTTATTGATGCCAGTCAGGAGGAACAGCGTAGCTGGATGACCTACATTAAATGTGCTAGAAATGAACAGGAGCAGAACCTGGAAGTGGTTCAGATTGGCACCAGTATCTTCTACAAAGCTTTGGAG ACTATTCCACCAGACCAGGAATTGTTAGTGTGGTATGGAAATTCCCACAACACTTTCCTTGGTATTCCTGGCGTGCCGGGCACAGAGGAGGAACaccagagaaagagaaacg ACGACTCACACATGTGTGATGCTGCACCTTCCTCCCTGACCACCATCAcctcctcctcctcatcatcGTCATCAGCTGCGAGTCGCATGCGCTGCGTCATCTGTCACCGTGGCTTCAACTCCCGCAGTAACCTGCGCTCTCACATGCGCATCCACACCCTGGACAAACCTTTCGTCTGCCGTTTCTGCAATCGTCGTTTCAGTCAGTCGTCCACCCTCCGCAACCACGTACGACTTCACACCGGCGAGCGGCCCTACAAGTGTCACGTCTGTCAGAGCGCGTACTCGCAGCTGGCAGGCCTACGGGCTCACCAGAAGAGTGCCAGACACCGACCGACCGGCTCAAAATCTGAAGCCGTACAGCCTTCGCCTCCGACGACACCGATGCCGTCCATTTCTCATCCTGCATTGCTCCATCACATCCCTACCATGGTGCTCTGA